Proteins found in one Anabas testudineus chromosome 1, fAnaTes1.2, whole genome shotgun sequence genomic segment:
- the LOC113162184 gene encoding B-cell receptor CD22-like: protein MEGSSVTLTCNSDAQSAVNYTWYKKNQTLLNKEPQLVFSSIQSSDSGEFYCSAENELGKKTSPYININVKHRPNLPSVSVSPSEIVEGSSVTLTCSSDANPAANYTWYKENEWSPKASGQIFTITDIRAEHSGNYYCVVQDTTGHYNSTLHLIVVGGKSLLIMNIIRLTLVVLMLIPLFVISLCLRMKKTRSLKTELNEPVEMIEMRETIDNMNPVI, encoded by the exons ATGGAGGgaagttcagtgactctgacctgtaacAGTGATGCTCAGTCAGCAGTAaattatacctggtacaagAAGAACCAAACACTGCTGAACAAAGAACCACAGCTTGTCTTCAGCTCCATCCAGTCCTCTGACTCTGGAGAGTTTTACTGTTCAGCTGAGAATGAGCTGGGGAAGAAAACATCTCcgtatattaatattaatgtgaaaC atcgtccaaatcttccctctgtgtcagtgagtccctctgagatagtggagggtagttcagtgactctgacctgtagcagtgatgctaacccagcagctaattatacctggtacaaggaGAATGAATGGTCACCAAAAGCTTCAGGACagatcttcaccatcactgacatcagagctgaacacagtgggaaTTATTACTGTGTGGTTCAGGACACTACGGGTCATTATAACAGCACcttacatttgattgttgtggGAG GTAAATCACTTCTTATAATGAACATCATCAGGTTGACTCTTGTGGTCCTGATGctgattcctctgtttgtcatcagtctgtgtttgag GATGAAGAAAACTAGGAgcttaaaaactgaattgaatgaaCCTGTAGAGATGATAGAGATGAGAGAGACTATTGACAACATGAACCCTGTAATATGA
- the LOC113161779 gene encoding uncharacterized protein LOC113161779 produces MSLTTSAFGFIVFLLSTPVVQGQNDWGVTYTSTKICAVEGSTVDIHCSYTYPSRQDDLDIIVEKTLWFSNMLDNEPVDLRTDSKYSGRVKHLCDKNSCFLRITDLRQRDSAVYRFRFMTNHPGGRFTGSPGVNLTVTDLKVKVIQTSYSSYWMTLRCKSSCHLPGQTSIIWYKNNKKIKENTELHYSDYIYSQDSFSCAIKGLEDFPSPPVCVRGENCNRVIYTERSICVSKGSSVNISCTYNSYYEVTSKFWFRPERGPQWKNPSQSEDLLTDSQYTGRVQVLETERGRSTLRITDLRETDSAQYQFTFTTRSFEWGSSLPGTTLTVTGTDQHKVTNTASHFKTFVSPLSNKEVL; encoded by the exons ATGAGTTTAACAACATCAGCgtttggatttattgttttccttctctctacaccag tggtTCAGGGTCAGAATGACTGGGGAGTAACTTACACTTCTACTAAGATCTGTGCTGTAGAAGGATCAACAGTGGACATACACTGCTCCTACACATACCCATCCAGACAAGATGACCTTGACATTATAGTTGAGAAAACATTGTGGTTTAGTAATATGCTGGATAATGAACCTGTGGATCTGAGAACAGACTCAAAGTACTCGGGTCGTGTGAAGCATCTTTGTGATAAGAACAGCTGCTTTCTGAGAATCACAGACCTCAGACAGAGAGACTCAGCTGTGTACAGGTTCAGGTTCATGACAAACCATCCAGGAGGAAGATTTACTGGTTCACCTGGAGTCAACTTGACTGTTACAG ATCTAAAAGTGAAAGTGATCCAAACATCTTACTCTTCTTACTGGATGACACTAAGATGTAAAAGCAGCTGCCATTTACCTGGTCAAACCTCCATCATCTGgtacaaaaacaataagaaaattaaGGAAAATACAGAATTACATTATTCAGACTACATTTATTCCCAAGACAGTTTTTCCTGTGCTATAAAAGGACTCGAGGATTTCCCTTCTCctccagtgt GTGTTCGTGGTGAAAACTGCAACAGAGTGATTTATACTGAGAGAAGCATCTGTGTCTCTAAAGGATCATCAGTGAATATTTCCTGCACTTACAACAGTTATTATGAGGTTACATCTAAATTCTGGTTCCGTCCTGAACGTGGTCCTCAGTGGAAGAATCCTTCACAGTCTGAGGACCTTCTTACAGACTCCCAGTATACAGGTCGTGTTCAGGTccttgaaacagagagaggacgcTCCACTCTGAGAATCACTGACCTGAGAGAGACTGATTCAGCCCAGTATcagttcacattcacaacacGATCCTTTGAATGGGGCAGTAGTTTACCTGGAACAACTCTGACTGTCACAGGTACTGAtcaacacaaagtgacaaacacagcttcacattttaaaacctttgtttCTCCACTTTCTAATAAGGAAGTCTTATAA